A single genomic interval of Metasolibacillus fluoroglycofenilyticus harbors:
- a CDS encoding HAMP domain-containing sensor histidine kinase, which produces MKKGRGALTLLLIFWTIFSLFSFLGNANTIIGKSFITSQEFEWQLQQYYEDLYNNVLMSFDAEKAKKQIKVTQNEINYYRNYYGSLEEQVENLIRQYQDRLEDNTDSASASVEVKEVLKQERDRKIEEVKKNFSDDAHVEAKIRAIKEQIIDNYAASKERQKREFLSSNSYKMFSYDLVDVNTKQRFTNNNIAATAIFEEHFLEENSEYFVPPLNRSIGEVILESTSEGIWEGVSEVTSDTVAENVRSEVVMEVYTGEYIEEDFALLSHTIPITIELPKFTGTITLPKTALKDSELKRNYEGFEAFKILSYIIWGTGLLTLFVLFFFMRPKRAEIEALLLKVKPLFNKLPIDAAIALTLLGGMLFIDIVDGLVRSIYNIAYYSAEMYQLVNIIELIFLFGLAVALFMALVISILWLIDDSRDIERWKESISLRIWQAGQDVFLNRSVGMQTFAMLIVFFLAGVGFTGALIDNGLFLIYIPLFLFVFVPTLYIYLRRMGYLNRVMKQAEDMAEGRLTTDVKVKGKSPIAAHAQNLNKLRDGVRTSMTEQAKSERLKTELITNVSHDLRTPLTSIITYTDLLKKPNLSEEERSKYIDILDKKSARLKTLIEDLFDVSKMASGNVELLKQRVDLAQLLQQAIGEHEEAFTTAKLDLRVNIESQPIFAYVDGQKWWRVIDNLIVNAQKYSLEGTRVYVTLKQQGAEAELVVKNIAKYELVENVEELTERFKRGDTSRHTEGSGLGLAIAGSIVDLHGARMKIEVDGDLFKVTVAVQVAF; this is translated from the coding sequence ATGAAGAAGGGAAGAGGCGCCCTAACGCTACTGCTCATTTTTTGGACCATATTTTCGTTATTTTCCTTTTTGGGAAATGCGAATACGATTATCGGTAAATCATTTATTACTTCCCAAGAATTCGAGTGGCAGTTGCAGCAATATTATGAAGATTTATATAACAATGTGTTAATGTCTTTTGATGCGGAGAAGGCAAAAAAGCAAATAAAAGTAACACAAAATGAAATTAATTATTATCGTAATTACTATGGTTCATTAGAGGAACAGGTTGAAAATCTTATTAGGCAATATCAAGACCGCCTAGAAGATAACACAGACTCTGCGTCAGCATCAGTTGAAGTGAAAGAAGTGCTAAAGCAGGAGCGTGATCGTAAAATCGAGGAGGTGAAGAAAAATTTCTCGGACGATGCACATGTTGAGGCGAAAATCCGTGCAATAAAGGAGCAAATTATTGATAATTATGCTGCTAGCAAGGAGCGTCAAAAACGAGAGTTCCTATCATCCAATAGTTATAAAATGTTTAGCTACGATTTAGTAGATGTGAATACAAAGCAACGTTTTACAAATAATAATATTGCCGCAACGGCGATATTCGAGGAGCATTTTTTAGAGGAAAACTCCGAGTATTTTGTACCACCTTTAAATAGAAGCATAGGCGAAGTAATTTTGGAAAGCACTTCTGAAGGAATCTGGGAAGGTGTTTCTGAAGTAACATCGGATACGGTTGCTGAAAATGTTCGAAGTGAAGTAGTGATGGAAGTTTACACAGGTGAGTATATTGAAGAGGATTTTGCGTTATTATCGCACACGATTCCGATAACTATTGAGCTACCAAAGTTTACAGGCACGATTACATTGCCAAAGACGGCTTTAAAGGATTCGGAGCTAAAAAGAAATTATGAGGGTTTTGAAGCTTTTAAAATTCTTTCTTATATCATATGGGGAACCGGTCTTTTAACATTATTCGTACTATTCTTTTTTATGCGACCTAAAAGAGCAGAAATCGAGGCATTATTACTAAAAGTGAAGCCGTTATTTAACAAGCTACCAATTGATGCGGCAATTGCTTTGACATTATTAGGTGGGATGCTATTCATTGACATCGTTGATGGGCTAGTGAGGTCCATTTACAATATTGCCTATTACAGTGCTGAAATGTATCAGTTAGTAAATATAATAGAGCTTATTTTCTTATTTGGGCTTGCCGTTGCTTTATTCATGGCATTAGTAATCAGTATATTATGGTTAATTGATGATAGTCGTGATATTGAACGCTGGAAAGAATCGATTTCTCTTCGCATTTGGCAAGCGGGTCAGGACGTCTTTTTAAATCGTTCGGTTGGTATGCAAACATTTGCAATGCTTATTGTATTTTTCCTTGCAGGGGTAGGATTCACAGGCGCTTTGATTGATAACGGGCTGTTCCTTATTTATATACCACTCTTCTTATTCGTATTCGTGCCTACACTATATATATATCTTCGCCGCATGGGCTACCTAAATCGTGTGATGAAACAAGCTGAAGATATGGCAGAGGGGCGTTTAACGACTGATGTGAAGGTGAAGGGGAAATCACCGATTGCAGCGCATGCTCAAAACTTAAATAAATTAAGAGATGGTGTTCGAACATCAATGACAGAGCAGGCAAAAAGTGAACGTTTAAAAACGGAGCTGATTACAAATGTTAGCCACGATTTACGTACGCCGTTAACATCTATTATTACGTACACGGATTTATTGAAAAAGCCTAACTTATCTGAAGAAGAGCGTAGTAAATATATCGACATACTTGATAAAAAATCGGCACGTTTGAAAACATTGATTGAGGATTTATTTGATGTATCGAAAATGGCAAGTGGGAATGTCGAGCTTTTGAAGCAACGAGTTGATTTAGCACAGCTATTACAGCAGGCAATTGGTGAGCATGAAGAAGCTTTTACTACGGCAAAATTAGATTTACGAGTCAATATTGAAAGCCAGCCTATTTTTGCCTATGTAGACGGACAAAAATGGTGGCGTGTTATTGATAATTTAATTGTCAACGCCCAAAAGTATTCATTAGAGGGTACACGCGTTTATGTTACACTTAAACAGCAAGGAGCAGAGGCGGAGCTTGTAGTGAAAAATATTGCGAAGTATGAGCTTGTTGAAAATGTAGAGGAACTGACGGAGCGCTTTAAACGTGGCGATACATCTCGTCATACAGAAGGCTCTGGCTTAGGGCTTGCTATCGCAGGGTCGATTGTTGACTTGCATGGTGCACGAATGAAAATTGAAGTAGATGGCGATTTATTTAAGGTAACGGTTGCTGTACAAGTAGCATTTTAA